CTGCCTGGCTGCACATTCGAAAACCCCACGCAATCAAAGTCACAAATATTGTAGTGTCGAAATTATAAAAGACAACCCAAGTGGTCAACATCAATCGCATCTCACATTTATTTTCTGTTGTTTAACAATGCAAAGTCAATTGTAATCTGATTGCTTAATTAATCCATAGGATAATCGATGGGTGATTGACCGATTctaacaaataaatataaataaataaactgataGCTGCTGCTTTAGTAGAGATATCACAAATAATACAGACAACACTTGTCTAATACTTTATTCAgtcacagaaaagaaaaaattatAACTTTACAAAATAGATTTTCTTCATTCACTTGTGGAAGGTGTCTTGTGGGGGGATGTCATCGCAGATATTTAATTGGTAACGCAGTACTTCCAGAAACATGCTGTTAAAGACACACAGAATTAGTCAAGGCAATTGGAACAAGGAAATGTTGCTTGTATTTGAACAAACACTACTAAACAATGGTACTTAATGCCCTGATCATCACTACAGAATTGTCCTTATCTTAAGAATTTTGTCCGTGATGATACTAATGTATTAGACCGATTTTGAACTAAAAGTGTACAGTTTATTGAAATTGAGGCTGTTCTGTGGTACTGTCtgctaaaaaaaatactgttgcAGAAAGAAGTGTCAGAAAAGACAATTTGCATGCAGATAAACATCTGCATTGCTGAGCCAGCTCATTGTTATTTATTGCATCAGTCATGATtgtgaaatatttgaaaaatagttttcccttctattttttatttgctgCCTCGTGACTTAACCCCAGATAGggcggaagaaaatggatggatggctgaaaGAAAGGAAGAGGATGGCCCAAAAAGACATCTGGACTGTCATGAGTAAATCATGGCAGAATTATCCAAGAGCAGGGGTGAACAGAGGTGAGAGGAAAACAGTTTGTATCAAAAccatgaaagaaaacaaaaggttTCTCCACCCTGAGTGTGCATACCTAACAACAGCACATATTTCCAGCCATCCATTAACTTTTTATACAACAATATTTAACTATAATTACACTGGTCAACATTTTTTTAGGAATTTCTTTTAACCAAAGATACAAGAAAACTTctggatgttttttctctagcaCAGCAGGTTTTcacaacataataataataatatacgaACAATGACATAAAATGTAATGTAATACTATATTTAGTAGTGATATTTATGAATTAAGAGATAGGTTAAGAGTTGGAACAGCAAACCCCATACATTTTATAGGCAGATATGTTTGTCGCTACACCACTATTCTGCCTTTTGATCCAAGTTACCAAATATGGTAAAGTACTACACCTAAATAAAATGGAACcctaattcatgtaacagatagTATGCATGTTACGATTAGCTTTGTGTTAAAATGTTGCTTTGTCGTGTCGTTTTGGCTCACCTCTTTTGTTGGTTTTGGGCAAGCCTTGCGCTGACCTCACAAAAGCTTGTGAGCGAAGCTTGTCGGCTGCGGCCAGCTTCAATACCATTGCCTTAAGACCGTCAATCTTCACgaatgaacacacacaaaaatgatgGACGCATGcaaggaaagttttttttttaatcgaacaTATACACAGATTGGCTCAGATTTACCATGTTTGCATAGTTATCCCGCAGTGTTGAATCCTCGGGGCCTTCAACCAAAACCAGGATATTACACATTAATGTTTCATTCCCTCAACTGCTGATGTCTGCAGttaaatgcaattaaaatgCTGCACACAAATACAGTATACATTCAACTACCTTTGTTCCAGGATTGTCTTTGCTCATTGTGCTGCATCAATAAAGGATACAGATTATTCACCTCCATTTGTTCCCCTTCTGTATTGTAAGAGGCATTGTCTGACACAAGCTTCTGAAGAAAATCTGAGCAGAAACACAATTCATACTAGATAGAAACACAATTCATATGACATATGTGGCATGCTTGTTCAGCCATTAAAATTGCATCATGCCACTTCCAATACTGTAAGCCCACATTTAGAtcgactttttttattttttttagcattgaTTTGTGGAATAATATGTAAAAGCGATAAAATACCAAAGCCTTAAACtgaaaaagaaatcaaaggGGAATATGCTTATTATTTCTCCTTTTTAATAGTGATGTATTCACTTATTATAGCATATGAAGGCAAAAAGTTGCTTTTACATGGAGAGGTCATCAAGAAAATAAAGGACAGATCATTTTAGAGATTTTAgcaggtcaaaaaaaaaaaaattacaatgagAAATTGATCTTACTTGACTGTGTGTCCAGGTTGGAGTCAGGATAGAGAGGTAGTGCATGTGTCCATCTTGTAACAAGGAGGTAAAGTACAGCTAGAAACAGCATGGTGACTTTGTCTGCAGTTGGCCAAGTTGCTACCAGCTTGGCAAAGAACTTCACTTATATATCCGCACGCCAGACATCCATCACAAGTGATCAATACATTATCATCAGAGCCAGCATTGCACCTTAATGGATTTTGGCGTCATAGACACCATTTAGGGGAAGCCTGTCAAGTCAGCTGCGGACTATCTGTGCTTGTTCAGGGGAGCCTAACAAATGTTTGCCCTTCCTCACTAATAACGCATGGCTGTCCGGCAAACCCATCATGCTTTATGTGCCCCAAGTCCACATCTAGTGTCCTCAAAAGCATCATCGCTCACTCAAGTCTGACGTTTTTGAGCCACACCGCTGCCAAACTGACGTCATCGCAAGATCAGACGTCATTTTCTGTTAAATGACCCAACCAACAATTGTCTACTTCAGCAAATAAGTCAATTAAGGCAGGGCTAGGATTTCAATCAGGCCAGCTAGGATTTGTTGTTACAGTAGGATTTTACATCAGGGTTTCAAACCAGGGTTAAGGTTGAAAAAAGAGTCATggtttgaaatgaaataaagtTAGGGTTTTGAATCCGGTTtgggatttgtgtgtgtggttctcgTGGCagttattcatatatatatatatatatatatatatatatatatataaaaagggAATAACTGATTACAATTAAATCatcagattttatttatttataattttatatgctccttttttgttttcttctcgtGAGTATAGctcgttttttgtttgttttatggcTCTATATTCCCtctaatacatatatatacacacaaaatATGAATTTGTAAAATGCCATAATTTAGGAATATACTgtgaaaaatgtgaaaaaaaaatacgtttgaATCTTTAGAATATTGATTGGATgatcaaaatgttttgaatttcaaattggaAAATGTGATTGTgtaatgttgaatgtgccactGGGAATAAATAGTGACTTCGGTATTTAAGGGTGTTGAATTTTTGGAAAAAgtcgtaatttttttttcacacacctatcattaattttttaaaatatgttggATAAAGTTATAGATTTGAATGACGTGTGTCCGCTATGACATCATTGACCACGTGTCAAGCCAGACCTTCAGCTATCACACGTGACCCGAGAGGCGGAAGTGAGTGAAATGTGAGGGCACACATTAAATCCACAAGTGGCTGCAACATTCCTGGCCATTGTTGCCAGTCTGGAGAGGTCAGACTTGATAGGCCAGTCTGAGAAGCGTCAGGAGTAGCCGTGTTGTCGCTTTTGCTGGACGTATAGTAAGGCATAGTAAGTTGTTTACTTTGACAGCTAACTGTTAGCTTCTGGGCTACGGGGATTTGGCGTTTCTAAattgtgcatttattttttcaaacaatGGCTCATTTAAACGTTTATAGTGAATATTAGACTCTGACTGAGCTGTGAAAATCGACGTCAATGCTTAAATGCGTTTTGTAACAGTCGTTGTGTAGCACCTTAAGATATTTAAAGCTGCTTTATCTGATTTGACCACGCTAAGAGGACGACGCGACAAATCCCCTTTTACACTAgggacatgaaaaaaaacatacacctttttttctctcccaatATGACACGTGTCGCTGGAGAGAGTTGGAATAAACGAACTAAAACTGGTTAAAAATTGTCAATAAGAACTAAGGAACTTATGATTCATTCACTGGTTTATAGTGGGAGTTTACTGTTTCAGTTTTTTCCAATGACGAGCtggtgaaagaaaaataaacggGGAAATTCACTAATAGTGAACCTCAAATATGCAGAGGGATTGCTATACACCAAGCTTTCAGTGAGCTCCACCCATTACAGCAAGGTAGCATGTTTTATTTGGTGATAGAGAAGGGAAACCTGCAGGATCGCGACCCTCGAAGACCAGAGTTGGATCCATGTCTTATAATTGAACGTGTCAAGTCAGCCCAATAAACATTCTCTGTACTCAGTCTTGTTCTTCTTCCGCAGTCCTTTCGAGATGTGGTCCGAAGGAGGCTCATTCGTCAAAGGGGTGGCTCTGGGGGGCGTCTTCTACCTGTTGCTCTCGCTCTTGGGTGATTTCAGCCCAAGTTCCAAGTCTGCCTCGGAGTACCATCACCACCATCACGTCCAGGCGCAGAGTAACGATAAACTGAAGCAACTCTCTGAGTCCCAGATGCAGGAGTTGAAAGATCAAGTCCGTGTCTATTGTGTCATCATGGTCCAGCCGAAAATTCTGGTCTATTGGGCCGCTGCCGTGGGCACCTGGAGTAAACACTGCGACAAAGCCGTCTTTTACACCTCTGAGTCATCCAAGGCCCTCGAGGCGGTCGACCTGCAAGAAACAGATGGTTGGGCGAGATTCTGTAAAGCTCTGAAGCATGCTTACGAGAACGCGGGGGACCTGCGCTGGTTCTTTGTGGCGCAGCCCACAACCTTCGCTATTATTGAGAACCTCAAGTACCTGCTGCTCACCAAGGACCCCAGCGAGCCCTTCTACATGGGCAATGCCATGAGGTCCGGGGAATTGGAGTACGTCGTGTACGAGAGCGGCATCGTCCTCAGCTACGAGGCTCTGAAAAGGTTTGTACGCGTGCTGGACGACAGCGACAAGTGTCCCATCCAAGTGAACCGGCTGTGGAAGCTGAGAGAAGACAAGCAGCTGGCCGTCTGCCTCAAATACATGGGTGTGTTTGCCGAACACGGCGAGGATGCTCGAGGCATGGGCCTGTTCAACGGTAAGAGTGTGGATGCACTGATAAAGGACAGCATGAAGAACAACCCCCAAAACGTGGTGGAAAGCTGCTGCCCCGACTTGGCTGTAACATTCAACGGCATGACCCCAAACGAGATGCAGGTGATGATGTATGGCGTCTACCGGCTTCGTCCATACGGCCATGATTTCCACGACTTGCTCATGTTTGACCCCCCAGAAGGTTCGGACAATGACTAACACCCACTGGGTGCAGCTGGCTTTTTTTATACTAGCTGCTTGAGTGGGAAGATGACTTCCAACTGGATCTGGTGGACATCCTGTTTTTGCCAGATTTGTACCTTTTGCATCCTGTACCCTGTTCCTGTGGCGTAGATAAAAATGGGCGGTGATCACTGACTCTTGTTTGAAAGCAAAGCTGGGAACTAATAATTGCAGATTGTCTTCGTGTGGTCCTTTAGCTGCATTACACGGACACACCAACTTATACAAACCCTATTTTAAAGTCTGCTCTAGATTTACAATGTAAGGGAAGGGTacgctggggaaaaaaaaaaatcacttacaTGACTAAGGAACCTAATGCATTTAATCCAACCTGCCATGcgattttgaaaaaaacaaccacaaaatagttacaaaatatatatattttttatgttaatGGGTTTTATGAAAAAAGATGTACTTGGTAAAAGCTGGAAGATTCTCTGTACCAATTACAAACTGAATTTGGTTGTGTGCAAGTCAAATGATTGTACAATATATGAATAACCTGCACTTGACACTGACAAGAAAtgtgaataaaataaagtggAAGTGGGTCCTATGTCCTGTCAATGATTAAGACATTCAAAACCATTAACAATCTACAGTGGCTGCGTTGTAATCATTGTGGCCAATTCTCCATCTCTGAagtgcttgttttgttttttattgctcTTGCTCAAATTAATCTTTAAGTCCAAATAAATTAGGTAAATTTGACATCAGAACAGTGTTAACATtgccaaatttgaacaataaaagaAGGCCTTGGAAATGTTCTCCTGAGTTATGTGTCAGCTAAATCTCCATTTCACTCAACTATTTCATCAAATCTGGATTATATATCTTTCTTATGCCTACCGTACACATATGGCCAGCTATTGTGCCACCAGGTCGTCACTGGGCTCCTCCGTGCAGCAACAAGCTCATCTTGAACGTGCGGTCCACACTCGCGGTCAAGTTGCACATCCAACTGTCTATATGCGTGTGTCCTAAAGTGGCAATTTTCACAAACAAGCCAATGGGAAATTTTTTGTGGCGCAGGCATAGCTAACTGCATGTTGCAATTGCATCGTCGAACTGCTGATCCAAAAGGTGATCACGTTCTTATATAGTGAGGGAGGTTGTCTCATGCCAAGGCCAAAGGATATTGTTACTGGGCCCCCTTTTAGTCACATAAAATAATACAGGAAAACTGTAATGGTCAAAAATGCTAAAACCGTACCTCCAGAATTTAGTACTGCAGTACATCGTTCACTCGTCTTGGCTTGTTTTTACCAATTAACCTTGAGTTCAAACATGTAGTTTAGAAATAAAGCTTTGAATTCACTTGACAGGGTCTTTGAAATAAGAACATGTTTATGCATTTTAGAGTTGACAAACCATAAGGGTTGGATGATTTGGATGACGTCTCAGTCATTGTGCAAACATCCTGTTTCACATCTAACAGGTGCAGTGAGAAGCGACAAGTTCAAATGGAGAGATTTCTTTTAATCGGTGCACAATGATGAACTGGTACAAAGCCTTAAGTCggtggaaacagctgctaagtaTTCATTTTGGCAGGAAGCTTGAGTGGTAGATTATTTATACGTTTTCATGTGCCACAGTCCGTCGTTCAGATAGTGAACATTCTCGATGCCAATGCCCTTGTTGACTTTTTCTCTGttagaaaagacaaatgatAGTTGTCATCAGTGTCATGACTGTCTACAGCTTTGATGAATGCACTTTGATGCTTACATGCTCTCTGCAGACAACTTCATGACGCCAACGCACAGAGCGTGTTGTTTTCCTTCTGCCATAATGGCCTACAAATTCTTGTTAAGGACAACATGCGCTGCAAAATAGGTCACTTTGAAGGtaaattttgttttgaatgtttGGGCTTATTTTAGGAGAGGAGACCTATTTGCACTTCTTTGGAATAAACATTGTTACAATTTATGTTAAGTTAAAATTGAAGTCACTGACAATAACGAAACAATATTACATATTCTCAGTACAGGTGCTTGTGCGTAGTTTGTCAGATGAAATGCGGAAACGATCAGCAAGGCAAGCAGTGTACGATGTGCCTACTGGGAGAACACTGACAAAACGATGGCGACACTCTGATTGGCATTTGCATCTAACATCACAGTCTAAAATATTTGTCTAGTTCAGCATTTACTCACTATATAGGCTATACAACATGATTGTTTACTGATGTATTGGGATTTTGTTGCAGTATTGATACCAAAGTATGTAACGCAGCAAAGTCCTAATTTAGATATTGTGACAAGTTGACAACATTATGTAAAAATATAGACCTCCTCCCCTAATACACGCCTCTTACAGTTGAGTAAATAAATGCTCCCACCCACTGCATGAGCAGATACGGCAAAGTATTTATGTAAGGTGGCTAACCCCATGCAAACCTAAAATAGATAAGGATACAACTACTGTGTCTGATTCAGCCGGGTAGAGTTTGGCGCCCGGTGACGTCAGTCCAGGACACATGATGTTGGCGCCACTTAGGACATATTTGATGGCACCTTTGTCTACTTGCTGGTGAGGAAGAATAAAGGGATCTGTGAGGAGATAAGAAGGCTTGTTACCAGAAATGAATATAATACATCATCTGGGACTGGAAAATGTGTCCTtaacaataaaatgtttttttttccccatcaaaaCAACCATGCTTTTCTCCAGTGCATTCAGAAAATGTTTGTTCCCTATCAAAACAACCATGCTTTTCTCCAGTGCTTTCAGAAAATGCAAGTGACAATCACATTATtgaaaacatgtttttcccGACAAATGTATTTCTACAGGACTTGTGTGGAAGACATTCCCTTTAACATTTATTACTTTTATAGGGTTGCATGTTGCCTGGCCAGAAGCAATTACTTGTGTGGATAAAGGATGTGGTCAACCACTTTTAGTTTATCTTGTTAGCATGGTTTTAAAAAGTCACGGTTTTAAAAGAACCAAAACTTTCCATCTGTGCTTAggggtgtttttcttttctttttacaaaCATTATGGAGTCTAAACGTCTTACATTTATGCAACAGTCTCAGGGTGGGATAAAAGGGGCCTTCTCGCTGTCTGAAGAAGAGCAACTCTCCGTTCACGGTCAAGATTTCAATGTGTTCATGACTGAAAGGTGAATAACAGAGATGAGTCGACAGATTCAGTGCTCAGAAATCCAAAGGATGTAAATGAGAAAAATCGTACCATCGCACTATTTTGACAGGGTCCTTCTTTGGCATGATGTGATTGAGCCATATCTCGATTTCAGGAAACTGATCCACTAGCTGGTTCTTTATCCCTTTGATGACGGATGTTTTTAACTGGATACAGTTTGACACATTCTCCTTCTCGTCAAATCTGAAGCGGGGATCACAAGAAGAGTTTTAGTTCTAAACGAGCACAAGACAATACAGCAATCGGGGACAACGGCAGACAATATCGCTTATCTTACAAGACCTTTCTAGCGTcgtccaaatatatatatttttaacaaaTGTAATATGTAAGGAACGGCTATGAAAAACGACAAGAAAACACCTGCCACCCAAGCCCAGTTTGCTAGGTCTGTTAGCGTTAGCGCTCTTATCAAAATAGGCACGTACTTTTTGAACATTGTTGTTGGTCGTCTTTCCTTGCGTTCCCTGAGTGGGTCAAAGCCTTATtttccactcactgaaacagatATGGTATTTGAAACGCAAGTAGGgaacaatagaattaaaaaataatgtcaAGTTTAAGCAACTTGCACGCTTATTTTTGCGACGACCGAAAAGCAGAGCAACGACTTGCGTTATTTTTACGACAGTTCTCCCACATAAACCAACGCGGTGGAGCAGCTCGGGTCACCACCATACCATGCCTTTATGACGGCCATGTTAGCAGGGGCGAATTTGCCACAAAAGTAAATGAATGAACACTGTCAAACGGTCGTAACTTGCAAATTTCTCAACCAATTTTTAGGACTTTCACTTACCTGCGTGTCAACTCCAGTACAGAACATTTGGCAAAAAgtgtatttgaaaaaataaaaatgctttacCTTTGGACTGTTATTCCtggtttccatccatccatccatccatccatccatccatccatccatccatccatccatccatccatccatccatccatccatccatccatccatccatccatccatccatccatccatccatccatccatccatccatccatccatccatccatccatccatccatatgtgccctgcgactgTCTGGCAATTAGTTCCGGGTAGTCTGCCTTTCGTCCGATGTCAGCTGGGATATGGGTCCAGCAACCCGGACGACCCTTAACAGGTTAAGCAGTATTAAAAATGATAAATTAAGTAATTAGTTCATTTCTATTGTTTGTTTAGTGCTTTAATGGATATACTCCTTAGGTGATGAATCATCTCATTTTGAGgggattcattttatttatacagCATCCTCATTGGCCAGGATgactgacaaaaacaaagagttgCTAGTTAATTCTTGTTTTACAATTGGCAGTCAGGCTGGATGCAAACGCCAATCCAAAAACTAATTTGGTGACCATAACATATTATATAaatagcagaggatggtttcgatccatcgacctctgggttatgggcccagcacgcttccgctgcgccactctacTGTGCTGTTAATTTGTCATTAATTATGATGTAAATCTACATACAGTCTTTTTTGTTGACCAGCAGAGGGCGTTACAACGCCATGTACAGTGTCGACTTAATCGACTTAAAAACGTTGAGTTGTGACCCTTGTGGTGACAAGCGCTTGTAATGGGTCGATGGATAAGTTAAGAGAACTCCATCGTAAACAGTGGACTATGTAAGTGTCAAATGGCGCCACCTTGTGGTTAAAACAGCCAACAGGGGGTGGAACACGTTGGTGCAAAAGTACTTTTGTACAAAGTACTTCCGGTCGGGTCACTGAGTAGTTTTTCTTAGCCGTTTTTCTCATTGATACCAGTGGCTTCTTTACTCCTGCATGAAACAACTCGTCTCCCAACTTTAGTCCTTTCATAGGTGTTCTTTTTGACGGGCTCCTTTTGTCAAGTGTTGTTCGTCGGAGGACTGGACAACGCGTTTCAAGACGAGAAGAGGAAGCAATAGGCCACCATCTTTCTTTCGGATGCCAGCAGCAATAACAAGAAAGAGAGCAGGCTAGCTGCTAGTGGATCTTGTACCGGGACAATTTACACTCTCCTATCTTTCTCCCCCGCGGGATAAGGAAAGCAAGCTGAGGACGGATTCGTGTGGAGCTCAAGATACGGCCGTCAACGTTGAGCTCGTCCTTCTCGCTTGCTTTGGGAAGTTTCTGATCAGAAGACTGGCTGCTAAGATTTAGTATTCCCCGTTCTTTCATGTTTCCAACAGGTTTATCTTCCCCTAACCCCCCACCACCGCCAACCCAAGAGGCAAGAGCAGCGGCTACTAATGTCAAAAACGACAGCGGCAACATTATATCTTCGAAGAAGAGGAAAATAAACGGCTCCGAGAGGGAAGAGACCAGCGACACTATCTCCCCTTCGCCTCCCAAGACCCTCACTTCCTCCTCGTCCGCCTCCTCGTCGCCGGTGCACATCCAGAAGAAGTTGCGCTTCGAGGACTCCGTGGACTTCATTGGGCTGGATGTGAAAATGGCCGAggaggctgctgctgcttcgTGCTCCAACAACAAAAGCAAAGCTGTGCTCCTGGCTGCCGGCGTGGGGGGCCACCATGCCAACGGACTGACCAAGAGCGTGGCGAGTTCCGGGACCTTCTCCAACAGCAAGCCCGGAGCCGCCAAGAAGCTAGTCATTAAGAATTTCAAAGGTACGCCTAAATAATAGAAATTCTAATGCCACACTGCACACCATTTGTGCAAAAATAGGGATCAAGACTAACGCCTTCTTGTAAAGGAGTTTAAAAATACTTacaaatgccacaagatggcgacaaAACAAGAGATGATCATAAAGCATCAACACCGCGTCCCTGTCTGAATACTCGAACTTCCACCCAGTGATGCTCCCCTATCATTGCCAGCATTTGCAGATGAAATGAAGTTCTGCAATTACATTAACTTTTATCCACCTTATTCCCGAAGGCTCTGGTATGGAAGCCAATACATGTGTGACTTTCCATAAGACACTGGAAGTAGGAGGGAGCCATTTGTTTTACAGTGGCTTTCATTTCATGGCTCGGATTGTTTGAAGTCAGCAATCATGATTTCCCACACCATTTAAAAAGTGTCTTGCACAGCTTTGGAACTTGTTACACGAATGTTTCAAAACTTGTAATGTTTTGGAACTTGCGCTCCGGACGAGGAGAGTATGTTGAAGAATTAAGCCGCTATCCCATTTAGCAGCGAATAATTGGAAATGTTGTATTCTCGTCAGGTTCCTTCAAGGTTGCAAATGTTCACCAAACGATTGGCCGACATTTGCCTTTTACTCACTTGTCACAAAGGAATTTTGAATTTCCCCACTCAGTGGCATAGGGTTGTAAATCTGACAATCTTTTTTTATCTATATATAAATTCCTTACCTGGATGTCAATGAAGCGATGGGATGGATTCTAGGCTATagataaaaatgttatttttttaaaatgtcatgtGATCGACCAGTAGTAGCTTACTTTGGTGacgcccctgaccacggttgctgTAATGCTGAAAGCGATGCGAGCTTTGCTAGTTttatttactagtcgtactgaaacgtactgaaacattttggcagagcgctgtgtacaactaGTATagctcaacaaattcatcaattgatccttatataaggcgctctgcattatagggcccactgtgttttttttttttttttttttttttttttttggagtacaTTTTCAAGTGCTCACTATagcgcggaaaatacggtattcatgCCTGGAGAGTGAGACACAAAGGTGACGTAATTGAAAGGTGACACAAGTTCACATTTCGAACACTACATGAATATATCAGTCGAGCTAacccaataccccacaaatcaaAATTATATAGTCAATAGAGGGTTACATCATACGGAAGACATGTTTATTTCGCACTACAAAATATACCGTTATATCACACAGGTCTAAATGACTATTCAGTCCATCTACACCTGAAGCACATCAGTATTAGCCTAAATTACATACAAGCACCAAGTTAAACGGGTGTGACATCACACATGGTCAAACAATGAGTTGTTACGCTTTGCACAGCCTGTATTAGGTCATTAAGGTCACCTTTGGCATTtacacaataataaacatttgGAAATACAGGCAAATTGTAATTAGGCTACATGGGCTTTTCCTAGCTGCCTCAGGAGAGAAGCAAAAAACATTGTCAGTTACTTTTTTGACTCTGCACAAGGTGCACTCAAGAATTGCCAGCAAAACAGAACACCTCAAAAGTAGATGACAAACTATCAATGAACTAAATCAAACGTCAAGACCAagagtccgtccgtccgtccatccatccatccatccatccatccatccatccatccatccatccatccatccatccatccatccatccatccatccatccatccatccatccat
The sequence above is drawn from the Syngnathus scovelli strain Florida chromosome 1, RoL_Ssco_1.2, whole genome shotgun sequence genome and encodes:
- the urp1 gene encoding urotensin-related peptide 1; this encodes MLFLAVLYLLVTRWTHALPLYPDSNLDTQSNFLQKLVSDNASYNTEGEQMEVNNLYPLLMQHNEQRQSWNKGPEDSTLRDNYANMIDGLKAMVLKLAAADKLRSQAFVRSAQGLPKTNKRACFWKYCVTN
- the c1galt1c1 gene encoding C1GALT1-specific chaperone 1; translated protein: MWSEGGSFVKGVALGGVFYLLLSLLGDFSPSSKSASEYHHHHHVQAQSNDKLKQLSESQMQELKDQVRVYCVIMVQPKILVYWAAAVGTWSKHCDKAVFYTSESSKALEAVDLQETDGWARFCKALKHAYENAGDLRWFFVAQPTTFAIIENLKYLLLTKDPSEPFYMGNAMRSGELEYVVYESGIVLSYEALKRFVRVLDDSDKCPIQVNRLWKLREDKQLAVCLKYMGVFAEHGEDARGMGLFNGKSVDALIKDSMKNNPQNVVESCCPDLAVTFNGMTPNEMQVMMYGVYRLRPYGHDFHDLLMFDPPEGSDND
- the mcts1 gene encoding malignant T-cell-amplified sequence 1, with amino-acid sequence MFKKFDEKENVSNCIQLKTSVIKGIKNQLVDQFPEIEIWLNHIMPKKDPVKIVRCHEHIEILTVNGELLFFRQREGPFYPTLRLLHKYPFILPHQQVDKGAIKYVLSGANIMCPGLTSPGAKLYPAESDTVVAIMAEGKQHALCVGVMKLSAESIEKVNKGIGIENVHYLNDGLWHMKTYK